From Cherax quadricarinatus isolate ZL_2023a chromosome 95, ASM3850222v1, whole genome shotgun sequence, the proteins below share one genomic window:
- the LOC138855455 gene encoding uncharacterized protein, with translation MINSIEDLDQSPSFVLEGCDQYLTDKEMLIAMEDFERKEATKDEEKYLLVMQGNITKDFSGSDKILLVQQANCCAVKLKKGGLADALSQVLPLSNPYLFRSPGCHKANLASEVTRDKFGSIKFVNNGKNNPMIVNMFAQYAMGPPHKYYMNCKVDKAYYNTCKYLDTKKGREIMFKECMNELVKWLLTDPNGIIMEKVVFPEGIGCASAGGDWHAYLKIILDFAKELKKRRRNIIIIIVKYAK, from the exons ATGATTAATTCGATAGAAGACCTTGATCAGTCACCTTCCTTCGTTTTGGAGGGTTGTGATCAATATCTCACCGATAAAGAAATGCTTATAGCAATGGAAGATTTTGAAC gtaaagaagcaacaaaagatgaagaaaaatatCTTTTGGTAATGCAAGGGAATATTACAAAAGATTTTAGTGGCAGTGATAAAATTCTTTTAGTACAACAAGCAAATTGTTGCGCTGTTAAATTGAAAAAGGGAGGTCTTGCTGATGCTTTAAGTCAGGTTTTACCACTTAGCAATCCTTATTTATTTAGATCACCTGGATGTCATAAAGCAAATCTAGCTAGTGAAGTCACTCGTGATAAATTTGGAAgcataaaatttgtaaataatggaaaaaataaccCCATGATTGTTAATATGTTCGCACAGTATGCGATGGGGCCTCCACATAAGTATTATATGAACTGTAAAGTTGATAAGGCCTACTataatacatgcaaatatttagatacaaagaaaggtcgtgagattatgttcaaagagtgcatgaatgaacttgttaagtggttattaacagatcccaacgggattataatggaaaaagtCGTGTTTCCAGAAGGAATTGGGTGTGCTTCAGCCGGAGGTGATTGGCATGCATATCTTAAAATCATTCTTGATTTtgcaaaggaattaaaaaaacgTCGTAGaaatattatcatcattattgtaaaatatgccaaataa